A single window of Usitatibacter rugosus DNA harbors:
- a CDS encoding LysE family translocator, with the protein MEGHTLWVYAGASLALILTPGQDMLYVATRSLAQGRMAGLFSAIGVCCGILVHTALAAFGVGAILQASEGLFFALKLAGAAYLVYLGIRLLLTRALPPELATGGAALSPLALFWQGMLSNITNPKIVLFFLAFLPQFVDPASPHPTRDLVFLGVLYAAMALPVKAGVGLAGGSLSERVLKRPSTFVWMNRASGAVLVALGLRLAASER; encoded by the coding sequence ATGGAAGGCCACACGCTCTGGGTATACGCGGGCGCTTCGCTCGCGCTCATCCTCACGCCCGGCCAGGACATGCTCTACGTCGCAACGCGCTCGCTCGCGCAGGGGCGCATGGCCGGGCTCTTCTCCGCGATCGGCGTTTGCTGCGGCATCCTCGTGCACACGGCACTGGCCGCGTTCGGCGTCGGCGCGATCCTGCAGGCCAGCGAGGGGCTCTTCTTCGCCCTGAAACTCGCGGGTGCGGCCTATCTCGTCTATCTCGGCATCCGCCTGCTGCTCACGCGCGCCCTGCCACCGGAGCTCGCCACCGGCGGCGCTGCCCTCTCCCCGCTCGCGCTCTTCTGGCAGGGGATGCTCTCCAACATCACCAACCCGAAGATCGTCCTCTTCTTCCTCGCGTTCCTGCCGCAGTTCGTCGATCCCGCGAGCCCGCATCCCACGCGCGACCTCGTGTTCCTCGGCGTGCTCTATGCGGCGATGGCGCTTCCCGTGAAGGCCGGCGTGGGCCTCGCGGGCGGCAGCCTCTCGGAGCGCGTGCTGAAGCGCCCGTCCACCTTCGTGTGGATGAACCGCGCGAGTGGCGCGGTGCTCGTCGCCCTCGGCCTGCGCCTCGCCGCGAGCGAGCGCTAA
- a CDS encoding CaiB/BaiF CoA transferase family protein → MNAHSVKPLEGVKVVEFCQVAAGPFCGMLLADYGAEVIKVEPPEGDAMRQWPPVANGYSENFASINRGKQSVALDLKDPASRDFARALALEADVLIENNRPGVMARLGLGWDWFGPRKPSLIYCSISAFGQAGPRSAEGGFDLTIQAASGVMSVTGEPDGAPVKCGVPLSDFASGLYAAFTIAAKIAQVRSGGPGGTIDVPMFATTLAIAALQTSEYFGTGKNPRKLGSAHPRNAPYQAYRAADGFFAIAAGNQKLWQSVCDVVGMPELVADARFASTTLRAQNQGALKDLLEAKFATAGAASWLAKFRDAGVPGAPINGYAEALADPQAVFLGLEQPVTLPGGRVTRTVGCPIRLDGAAVAVSKRYPALGEDTEALRESLEEKP, encoded by the coding sequence ATGAATGCTCATTCCGTGAAGCCCCTCGAGGGCGTGAAGGTCGTGGAGTTCTGCCAGGTCGCCGCGGGTCCGTTCTGCGGCATGCTGCTCGCCGATTACGGCGCGGAGGTCATCAAGGTCGAGCCGCCCGAGGGCGATGCGATGCGCCAGTGGCCGCCGGTCGCGAACGGCTACAGCGAGAACTTCGCGTCGATCAATCGAGGCAAGCAATCCGTGGCGCTCGACCTCAAGGATCCTGCAAGCCGCGATTTCGCCCGCGCGCTCGCGCTCGAGGCCGACGTCCTGATCGAGAACAACCGCCCCGGCGTGATGGCGCGCCTCGGCCTCGGCTGGGACTGGTTCGGCCCGCGCAAGCCTTCCCTCATCTATTGCTCGATCTCCGCGTTCGGCCAGGCGGGGCCACGCTCGGCGGAAGGCGGCTTCGACCTCACCATCCAGGCCGCGAGCGGCGTGATGAGCGTGACGGGCGAGCCCGACGGCGCGCCGGTGAAGTGCGGCGTCCCGCTCTCCGACTTCGCCTCCGGCCTGTACGCGGCCTTCACCATCGCCGCGAAGATCGCGCAGGTTCGCTCCGGCGGCCCGGGCGGCACGATCGACGTTCCGATGTTCGCGACCACGCTCGCCATCGCCGCCCTGCAGACCAGCGAGTATTTCGGTACCGGCAAGAACCCGCGCAAGCTCGGCTCGGCCCATCCGCGCAACGCTCCCTACCAGGCGTACCGCGCGGCCGACGGCTTCTTCGCGATCGCCGCCGGCAACCAGAAGCTGTGGCAGTCGGTCTGCGACGTCGTGGGAATGCCCGAGCTCGTGGCCGACGCGCGATTTGCCTCGACGACGTTGCGCGCGCAGAACCAGGGTGCGTTGAAGGATCTGCTGGAGGCGAAGTTCGCGACGGCAGGAGCCGCTTCGTGGCTCGCGAAGTTCCGCGACGCCGGCGTTCCGGGCGCGCCCATCAACGGCTACGCCGAGGCTCTCGCCGATCCGCAGGCCGTGTTCCTTGGCCTCGAGCAGCCGGTGACGCTGCCCGGTGGCCGCGTGACCCGCACCGTCGGCTGCCCGATCCGCCTCGACGGCGCCGCGGTGGCCGTTTCGAAGCGCTATCCTGCGCTCGGCGAGGACACCGAAGCCTTGCGCGAAAGCCTGGAGGAAAAACCATGA
- a CDS encoding MFS transporter has translation MTRSVPPASAAWLVWGMGACFYLIAFYQRVAPAVLAQDLSRDFNLSAAALGNLSAFYFYSYVAGQIPTGLAADRWGPRRLLAAGAAVMALGTLAFGLAPNAIVANAGRLLIGAAGGVAFVAMLKIATHWMVPRQFAYASATALFIGVCGATLAGAPLSFAVAHFGWRSVMVASAIATGLVAVAIWFVVRDDPTERGYASHFPEAAKPHESVSALHALREVLRHRNMWILLVGPAALSAIVLSFAGLWGVPFLVMHYNFTTAEAAGVASLMMIAWSVSGLGYGALSEKLGRRKPVMMGGIVAAMLLWSIVVFVPGLDRAVLIALLVAVGVSCGAFILTFPLAKESVPSRFGGTASGIANMGVMIGGMLMQPLVGVVLDRHWAGVMANGARWYDFDAFRAAFSAMLVWCAISLVLLAFARESHCRQAA, from the coding sequence TTGACGCGTAGCGTCCCGCCGGCCTCGGCCGCGTGGCTGGTGTGGGGAATGGGCGCGTGCTTCTATTTGATTGCGTTCTACCAGCGCGTGGCGCCCGCCGTGCTGGCGCAGGACCTCTCGCGGGATTTCAATCTTTCGGCCGCCGCGCTCGGCAACCTCTCCGCGTTCTATTTCTATAGCTATGTCGCCGGCCAGATCCCGACCGGGCTCGCGGCCGACCGTTGGGGACCGCGTCGGCTGCTCGCGGCGGGCGCAGCGGTCATGGCGCTGGGCACGCTGGCCTTCGGGCTCGCGCCGAACGCGATCGTCGCCAATGCCGGCCGGCTGCTGATCGGTGCGGCCGGAGGCGTGGCCTTCGTCGCCATGCTGAAGATCGCGACCCACTGGATGGTCCCGCGCCAGTTCGCCTACGCGAGTGCCACCGCGCTCTTCATCGGCGTGTGCGGCGCAACGCTGGCGGGTGCGCCGCTCAGCTTCGCGGTGGCGCACTTCGGATGGCGCTCCGTCATGGTGGCAAGCGCGATTGCGACGGGGCTGGTCGCCGTCGCGATCTGGTTCGTCGTCCGCGACGATCCCACCGAGCGCGGCTACGCGAGCCATTTCCCGGAGGCCGCCAAGCCGCACGAATCCGTGTCGGCCCTGCACGCGCTGCGCGAGGTGCTGCGCCATCGCAACATGTGGATCCTCCTCGTCGGGCCCGCGGCGCTCTCGGCGATCGTCCTGTCGTTCGCGGGGCTCTGGGGCGTGCCGTTCCTGGTGATGCACTACAACTTCACGACGGCGGAGGCCGCGGGCGTCGCCTCGCTGATGATGATCGCGTGGTCGGTGTCCGGCTTGGGCTACGGCGCGCTGTCGGAGAAGCTGGGACGGCGCAAGCCCGTGATGATGGGCGGCATCGTCGCGGCGATGCTGCTGTGGTCCATCGTGGTGTTCGTTCCCGGTCTCGATCGCGCGGTCCTGATCGCACTGCTGGTCGCCGTGGGCGTGAGCTGCGGCGCTTTCATCCTCACGTTCCCGCTCGCGAAGGAATCCGTCCCCTCGCGCTTCGGCGGTACCGCGTCGGGCATCGCGAACATGGGCGTGATGATCGGCGGAATGCTGATGCAGCCGCTCGTGGGCGTGGTGCTCGACCGGCATTGGGCCGGGGTGATGGCCAACGGAGCCCG
- a CDS encoding cysteine dioxygenase has translation MNRLDRFVAGTTKIVEEEKAEAKILARVSPLLADLIAHDDWLDEKYTVPGPDTYRQYLLYRDPQERFSVISFVWGPGQKTPVHDHTVWGLVGVMRGAELCEEFEHDAQGRAKATGHEHVLKKGQIEAVSPTVGDVHTVANALADQPSISIHVYGADIGRVKRHWYDAKTGEAREFVSGYSNA, from the coding sequence ATGAACCGACTGGACCGTTTCGTCGCCGGCACGACGAAGATCGTGGAGGAGGAGAAGGCCGAGGCGAAGATCCTCGCCCGCGTCTCGCCGCTGCTCGCCGATTTGATCGCGCACGACGACTGGCTGGACGAGAAGTACACCGTGCCCGGCCCCGACACCTATCGCCAGTACCTGCTGTATCGCGATCCGCAGGAGCGCTTCTCCGTGATCAGCTTCGTGTGGGGCCCCGGCCAGAAGACGCCCGTGCACGACCATACGGTGTGGGGTCTCGTCGGCGTGATGCGCGGAGCGGAGCTGTGCGAGGAGTTCGAGCACGACGCGCAGGGCCGCGCGAAGGCGACCGGCCACGAGCACGTGCTGAAGAAGGGCCAGATCGAGGCCGTCTCGCCCACCGTCGGCGACGTGCACACCGTGGCCAACGCGCTCGCCGACCAGCCGTCGATCAGCATCCACGTCTACGGCGCCGACATCGGCCGCGTGAAGCGCCACTGGTACGACGCGAAGACCGGCGAGGCGCGAGAGTTCGTCTCCGGCTACTCGAACGCCTGA
- a CDS encoding VOC family protein, giving the protein MIDGARYGHTNLIARDWRALARFYQDLFGCTPVPPERDFRGRDLERGSGIARAELRGVHLRLPGHGPSGPTLEIFNYNVLEERPRTAVNRPGFGHIAFVVDDVEAARQAVLSAGGRSVGDVVTLTNAAGARLTWTYVTDPEDNVIELQSPAK; this is encoded by the coding sequence ATGATCGACGGCGCACGCTACGGACACACGAACCTCATCGCACGCGACTGGCGCGCGCTCGCGCGCTTCTACCAGGACCTCTTCGGTTGCACGCCGGTTCCACCCGAACGTGATTTCCGAGGCCGCGACCTCGAACGCGGCTCGGGCATCGCCCGCGCGGAGCTGCGCGGCGTGCACCTGCGGCTGCCGGGCCACGGCCCCTCGGGACCGACGCTCGAGATCTTCAACTACAACGTCCTCGAGGAAAGGCCGCGCACGGCCGTGAACCGGCCGGGCTTCGGCCACATCGCTTTCGTCGTGGACGATGTCGAGGCGGCGCGGCAGGCGGTGCTCTCGGCGGGCGGGCGCAGCGTCGGCGACGTCGTCACGCTCACGAACGCGGCCGGCGCGCGGCTCACCTGGACGTACGTGACCGACCCGGAAGACAACGTGATCGAGCTGCAATCGCCCGCGAAGTAG
- a CDS encoding amidohydrolase, whose amino-acid sequence MNAPSSPFPFDSVIAAAAEKVEGKVVAWRRDFHQNPELGNREVRTAKIVADHLRALGFDEVREKVAHTGVVGILKGGKPGPVVALRADMDALPVAEEVDVPFKSEVRTEWNGQKCGVMHACGHDAHTSILMGVAEVLAGMRAQIPGTVTFIFQPAEETPPIGEDGGAKMMIEQGCLANPKVDAIFGLHVTSIFPTGMIGYRSGPFMASADDFRIFVRGTQTHAAMPWRGVDPIVVGAQIVTGLQTIVSRQMNIAKEPSIVTVGVFHGGVRHNIIPDEVKMEGTIRAFDEEQRNEVHTHVKRIAEMIAQAGGATAKVHIHRWYDVTVNDPALTDWSIPTLGRMAGDANVKVVDKVCGAEDFSFYQKAVPGFFYFVGCTPKDKDASTAAPNHSPRFFVDEECLKLGVKSLSALALDWLATHA is encoded by the coding sequence ATGAACGCACCTTCCAGCCCCTTCCCGTTCGATTCCGTGATCGCCGCCGCGGCCGAAAAGGTCGAAGGCAAAGTCGTCGCCTGGCGCCGCGATTTCCACCAGAACCCCGAGCTCGGCAACCGCGAGGTACGCACCGCGAAAATCGTGGCCGATCACCTGCGCGCCCTCGGATTCGACGAGGTGCGCGAGAAGGTCGCGCATACCGGCGTCGTCGGCATCCTCAAGGGCGGCAAGCCCGGCCCGGTCGTGGCGTTGCGCGCCGACATGGATGCGCTTCCGGTGGCCGAGGAGGTGGATGTCCCCTTCAAGAGCGAAGTGCGCACCGAATGGAACGGGCAGAAGTGCGGCGTGATGCACGCTTGCGGCCACGACGCGCACACCTCGATCCTCATGGGTGTCGCCGAAGTGCTCGCCGGCATGCGCGCGCAGATTCCCGGCACCGTGACCTTCATCTTCCAGCCCGCGGAGGAGACGCCGCCCATCGGCGAGGATGGCGGCGCCAAGATGATGATCGAGCAGGGCTGCCTCGCGAACCCGAAGGTCGACGCGATCTTCGGCCTGCACGTCACGTCGATCTTCCCCACCGGGATGATCGGCTATCGCTCCGGGCCGTTCATGGCCTCGGCCGACGACTTCCGCATCTTCGTGCGCGGCACGCAGACGCACGCGGCCATGCCCTGGCGCGGCGTCGATCCCATCGTCGTCGGCGCGCAGATCGTGACGGGCCTGCAGACCATCGTGTCGCGCCAGATGAACATCGCGAAGGAGCCGTCGATCGTGACCGTGGGCGTGTTCCACGGCGGGGTGCGCCACAACATCATCCCGGACGAAGTGAAGATGGAAGGCACCATCCGCGCCTTCGACGAGGAGCAGCGGAACGAAGTTCATACGCACGTGAAGCGCATCGCGGAGATGATCGCGCAGGCGGGCGGCGCCACGGCGAAGGTGCACATCCACCGCTGGTACGACGTGACGGTGAACGATCCCGCGCTCACCGACTGGTCGATTCCGACGCTGGGCCGCATGGCGGGCGACGCGAACGTGAAGGTCGTCGACAAGGTCTGCGGCGCCGAGGACTTCTCGTTCTACCAGAAGGCCGTGCCCGGTTTCTTCTACTTCGTGGGCTGCACGCCGAAGGACAAGGACGCCTCGACGGCCGCGCCGAACCACAGCCCGCGCTTCTTCGTCGACGAGGAATGCCTCAAGCTGGGCGTGAAGTCATTGTCCGCGCTGGCGCTCGACTGGCTCGCCACCCACGCCTGA
- a CDS encoding ABC transporter permease, producing the protein MKATWGRALPFVGPVLLFIAWDLVVRTGFIKAILLPAPWDALTALVSGLAGGPLLIDFLVTVKRTLQAFVIAAVIGVPLGIVLGSNERAYRSVEFLIDFFRSTPSSALIPLFLLIFGVSDINKVAIAAFGAFLLVVFNSAYGVINARKQRVMAAKVMGANRWQIFKDVLVWESLQPTFVGLRSAVSMALVIVIVAEMFIGSDNGLGHRIIDAQQVLNVKSMYAAILAAGVLGYALNVLFLYIERRIVHWSGR; encoded by the coding sequence ATGAAGGCGACCTGGGGCCGGGCCCTCCCCTTCGTCGGGCCCGTGTTGCTCTTCATCGCGTGGGACCTCGTGGTGCGCACCGGCTTCATCAAGGCGATCCTGCTGCCCGCTCCCTGGGACGCGCTCACGGCCCTGGTGAGCGGTCTCGCCGGCGGACCGCTGCTGATCGACTTCCTCGTGACCGTGAAGCGCACGCTGCAAGCTTTCGTGATCGCCGCGGTGATCGGCGTGCCGCTGGGGATCGTGCTGGGCAGCAACGAGCGGGCGTACCGAAGCGTGGAGTTCCTGATCGACTTCTTCCGCTCGACTCCGTCCTCGGCGCTGATCCCGCTCTTCCTGCTGATCTTCGGCGTGTCCGACATCAACAAGGTCGCGATCGCCGCATTCGGGGCGTTCCTGCTGGTCGTCTTCAACAGCGCCTACGGTGTGATCAATGCGAGGAAGCAGCGCGTGATGGCCGCGAAGGTGATGGGTGCCAATCGCTGGCAGATCTTCAAGGACGTGCTGGTGTGGGAGAGCCTGCAGCCGACTTTCGTGGGGCTGCGCAGCGCCGTCTCGATGGCGCTGGTGATCGTGATCGTGGCCGAGATGTTCATCGGGTCCGACAACGGCCTGGGCCACCGCATCATCGATGCGCAGCAGGTCCTCAACGTGAAGAGCATGTACGCCGCCATCCTCGCCGCGGGCGTGCTGGGTTATGCCCTCAATGTGCTCTTCCTTTATATCGAGCGGCGGATCGTGCACTGGAGCGGACGATGA
- the atzF gene encoding allophanate hydrolase: MPPPIPATIAALHDAYRAGKLRPTDVVEAWLARDASERAAPVWISVQSPEVLRARASTLDAQLRTDPQRALASPVFGTLFAVKDNIDCAGLPTTAACPAFAYDPAEPAFVVAALEAAGAMVAGKTNLDQFATGLVGTRSPYGAPPNAFKPEIVSGGSSSGSAVAVAKGLVHFALGTDTAGSGRVPAGLNNLVGWKPTRGLLSVRGVVPACRSLDCVSIFTLTVADAARVFRVAATFDAADPCARSLALDRPLLRHEFTFAVPRAADLEFFGDSLAQAAFADAVSRMKALGGMPREIDFAPWREVADSLYDGPRVAERHAGIRAFFDAHADAVDPTVRRILDRGATFSATDTFVAEARLDELRAKLTPLWSTFDVLVVPTAPTAYSIAAVQADPIELNRRLGTYTNFANLLDLAAIAVPASMRPDGLPSGITLLAPAGGDLMLAHLAQRFHATGTLPLGAIGVAAPAAETLAGHGDTVQVAVVGAHLQGLPLNRELTERGAKLVRSTRTAPHYRLYALPATTPPKPGLVRTAGEGQRIAVEVWELPASAFGRFVAGIPAPLCIGTLELEDGSHVQGFLCEAAAIAGAEDISRFGGWRAYLESRNPRTTSATPQKETP, from the coding sequence GTGCCCCCACCGATTCCCGCCACGATTGCCGCGCTGCACGATGCTTACCGCGCGGGAAAGCTGCGCCCCACGGATGTGGTCGAGGCGTGGCTCGCGCGCGACGCGAGCGAACGGGCGGCACCGGTGTGGATCTCGGTGCAATCGCCGGAGGTACTGCGCGCCCGAGCGAGCACGCTCGATGCGCAACTGCGAACCGATCCGCAGCGCGCACTCGCCTCGCCCGTCTTCGGAACGCTCTTCGCGGTGAAGGACAACATCGACTGCGCGGGCCTGCCGACCACGGCCGCATGCCCCGCCTTCGCCTACGACCCGGCCGAGCCCGCCTTCGTCGTCGCCGCGCTCGAAGCCGCGGGGGCCATGGTCGCGGGCAAGACCAACCTCGACCAGTTCGCCACCGGGCTCGTCGGCACGCGCTCGCCGTACGGAGCACCGCCCAACGCGTTCAAGCCGGAGATCGTCTCGGGCGGATCCAGCTCGGGCTCGGCTGTCGCCGTCGCGAAAGGGCTCGTGCACTTCGCGCTCGGCACCGACACCGCGGGCTCGGGTCGCGTGCCGGCCGGGCTCAACAACCTCGTCGGCTGGAAACCGACTCGCGGCCTGCTCTCGGTGCGCGGCGTCGTGCCTGCATGCCGCTCGCTCGACTGCGTCTCGATCTTCACGCTCACCGTCGCCGACGCTGCACGCGTCTTCCGTGTCGCGGCAACCTTCGATGCGGCCGATCCGTGTGCGCGGTCCCTCGCCCTCGACCGCCCGCTCCTTCGCCATGAGTTCACCTTCGCGGTTCCGCGCGCGGCGGACCTCGAGTTCTTCGGCGACTCGTTAGCCCAAGCCGCCTTCGCCGACGCCGTCTCCCGAATGAAGGCCCTGGGGGGCATGCCGCGCGAGATCGACTTCGCGCCCTGGCGCGAGGTCGCCGACTCTCTCTACGACGGCCCGCGCGTGGCGGAGCGTCACGCCGGCATCCGCGCGTTCTTCGACGCCCACGCCGATGCCGTCGATCCCACGGTTCGCAGGATCCTCGATCGTGGCGCAACGTTCTCCGCCACCGACACCTTCGTGGCCGAGGCGCGCCTGGATGAGCTGCGCGCGAAGCTCACGCCCTTGTGGTCGACGTTCGATGTCCTCGTCGTCCCGACCGCGCCGACGGCCTACAGCATCGCCGCCGTGCAGGCCGATCCCATCGAGCTGAACCGCCGCCTCGGCACGTACACGAACTTCGCCAACCTGCTCGACCTCGCGGCGATTGCCGTGCCCGCCTCGATGCGCCCGGATGGATTGCCGAGCGGCATCACGTTGCTCGCTCCGGCCGGCGGCGACCTGATGCTGGCCCACCTTGCGCAGCGCTTCCACGCGACGGGCACGCTCCCGTTGGGCGCGATCGGTGTCGCTGCACCCGCCGCCGAAACGCTCGCGGGTCATGGCGATACAGTCCAGGTCGCCGTCGTTGGTGCGCACCTCCAGGGTCTGCCTCTCAACCGCGAGCTCACCGAGCGCGGGGCGAAGCTCGTGCGCTCCACTCGCACCGCACCGCACTACCGCCTCTACGCGCTCCCGGCGACCACGCCGCCCAAGCCGGGCCTCGTGCGCACCGCCGGCGAGGGCCAGCGCATCGCGGTCGAAGTGTGGGAGCTGCCCGCTTCCGCCTTCGGCCGCTTCGTCGCCGGCATTCCCGCGCCGCTGTGCATCGGCACGCTCGAGCTCGAGGACGGCTCGCACGTGCAGGGCTTCCTCTGCGAAGCCGCAGCCATCGCCGGTGCCGAGGACATCTCGCGCTTCGGCGGATGGCGCGCCTATCTCGAATCCCGCAACCCCCGCACGACTTCCGCGACACCCCAAAAGGAGACGCCATGA
- a CDS encoding rhodanese-like domain-containing protein, whose amino-acid sequence MDHLTPKQTYQYLKDNPDAVFVDCRSEMEYMFVGHPVGSMMVPWYDGADWELNTHFVGQVKRIAGANFEKRPIVLICRSGNRTLEAGDALEKAGFKHVINVLHGFEGELDPNHHRNTLSGWRVDGLPWEQY is encoded by the coding sequence ATGGATCACCTGACACCCAAGCAGACCTACCAGTACCTGAAGGACAACCCGGACGCCGTCTTCGTCGATTGCCGGAGCGAGATGGAATACATGTTCGTGGGCCATCCCGTGGGCTCGATGATGGTGCCCTGGTACGACGGCGCGGACTGGGAACTGAACACGCATTTCGTCGGCCAGGTGAAGCGCATCGCCGGCGCCAACTTCGAGAAGCGGCCGATCGTGCTCATCTGCCGCAGCGGCAACCGCACGCTCGAGGCGGGCGACGCGCTCGAGAAGGCGGGCTTCAAGCACGTCATCAACGTCCTCCACGGATTCGAGGGCGAGCTGGACCCCAACCACCATCGCAACACCCTGAGCGGCTGGCGCGTCGACGGCCTTCCGTGGGAACAGTATTGA
- a CDS encoding ABC transporter substrate-binding protein, whose translation MNDAPKDLVPTNRRRLIGAALAGTFIAGAPAIVRAQAMPKIRVGFWPIASGLPFYAAIEKGYFKEAGVDVEPLKFAGAQQVMEAMLSGRSDGSANGTGSANLAIGAIAQPGLFKIFCTNPSNAKFVLDEFIAPANATYKTIGEIKGKRVASGPGIQNVTLAKTMLERAGATGNTVIELPIGQHVAAIAAGQVDACYTLEPTGTIGRMNGTTKIIEAGVVAKYILGDPMAPWHGGAATLTSEFIKKNPEATKKYMAAYIKGVELVRTKPDEARAFMKGYTAIEGPLTNEVPLASYMPYSEFNASSIAYFQKFYDLFTEKGIFSQKVDVNTLLYKA comes from the coding sequence ATGAACGACGCCCCGAAAGACCTGGTCCCCACGAATCGCCGCCGGCTCATCGGTGCTGCCCTCGCAGGCACGTTCATCGCCGGCGCACCCGCGATCGTTCGCGCGCAGGCGATGCCGAAGATCCGCGTCGGCTTCTGGCCCATCGCGTCGGGCCTGCCGTTCTACGCCGCGATCGAGAAGGGCTACTTCAAGGAAGCGGGCGTCGATGTCGAGCCGCTCAAGTTCGCCGGCGCTCAACAGGTGATGGAGGCGATGCTCTCGGGACGTTCCGACGGCAGCGCCAACGGCACCGGATCGGCCAACCTCGCCATCGGCGCCATCGCGCAGCCCGGGCTCTTCAAGATCTTCTGCACCAATCCCAGCAACGCGAAGTTCGTGCTGGATGAGTTCATCGCGCCCGCGAACGCCACCTACAAGACGATCGGCGAGATCAAGGGCAAGCGCGTCGCCTCGGGCCCAGGTATCCAGAACGTGACGCTGGCCAAGACGATGCTCGAGCGGGCCGGCGCCACGGGCAACACGGTGATCGAGCTTCCGATCGGGCAGCACGTGGCCGCGATCGCCGCGGGCCAGGTGGACGCGTGCTACACGCTCGAGCCCACCGGCACCATCGGCCGCATGAACGGCACGACGAAGATCATCGAGGCGGGCGTGGTCGCGAAATACATCCTCGGCGACCCGATGGCGCCCTGGCATGGCGGCGCGGCGACGCTCACCTCGGAGTTCATCAAGAAGAATCCCGAAGCCACGAAGAAATACATGGCGGCGTACATCAAAGGCGTGGAGCTGGTGCGCACGAAGCCGGACGAAGCGCGCGCCTTCATGAAGGGCTATACCGCGATCGAGGGCCCGCTCACCAACGAGGTGCCGCTCGCCTCGTACATGCCCTACAGCGAATTCAACGCGAGCTCGATCGCGTACTTCCAGAAGTTCTACGACCTGTTCACCGAGAAGGGCATCTTCTCGCAGAAGGTGGACGTGAACACGCTGCTCTACAAGGCATGA
- a CDS encoding enoyl-CoA hydratase/isomerase family protein, which yields MVRASTREGVATLGLDRPEKGNALSVELVAALHAAIDAAVADTTVHTLVLAGSGSHFCTGFDLSSLDTETDATLADRFIALEKLLQALWHAPLRTIALAQGRTWGAGADIFASCDIRVANEDATFRFPGSAFGIVLGTRRLVEAIGWDIARPFVTEGAACDAGYALQCGLATRVGIASWLEEQASTPVVDRETFAAIRRVARGDHCEEDLASLTSSARRPGLKQRIVDYRAGLKKAPKTPL from the coding sequence ATGGTCCGCGCTTCGACGCGCGAGGGCGTCGCGACCCTCGGACTCGACCGTCCCGAGAAGGGCAACGCGCTGTCGGTGGAGCTGGTGGCCGCGCTGCATGCGGCGATCGACGCTGCTGTTGCCGACACTACGGTCCATACGCTGGTCCTCGCCGGATCGGGATCGCACTTCTGCACCGGCTTCGACCTCTCGTCGCTCGACACGGAGACGGACGCGACGCTCGCCGATCGCTTCATCGCGCTGGAGAAGCTGCTGCAGGCTTTGTGGCACGCGCCACTGCGCACGATCGCGCTCGCTCAGGGCCGAACGTGGGGTGCGGGTGCCGACATCTTTGCGTCGTGCGACATCCGCGTGGCGAACGAAGACGCGACGTTCCGCTTTCCCGGCTCCGCGTTCGGCATCGTGCTCGGCACGCGCCGCCTCGTGGAAGCAATCGGATGGGATATCGCGCGCCCGTTCGTGACGGAAGGCGCCGCATGCGATGCGGGCTACGCGCTCCAATGTGGGCTCGCGACCCGGGTCGGCATCGCGTCGTGGCTGGAGGAGCAGGCGAGCACGCCGGTGGTCGATCGAGAGACTTTCGCCGCGATTCGGCGGGTCGCGCGGGGCGACCATTGCGAGGAGGATTTGGCGTCGCTCACAAGCTCTGCACGGCGGCCGGGTCTCAAGCAGCGAATCGTCGACTATCGCGCGGGGCTGAAGAAGGCCCCGAAAACTCCACTCTGA